AACACCTGGGCCAGCGCGGCGAAGTCCGGGTTGTCGGACAGGTCGATCTCGCTGTAACGCTCGGCGAAGAACAGTTCCTGCCACTGGCGCACCATGCCCAGCGAACTGTTGTCCAGCAGCACGATCTTCACCGGCAGGCGGCACCGCGCGATGGTGGCCAGCTCCTGCACGTTCATCATGAAACTGCCATCGCCGGACACCAGCACCACGGTGCGGTCGGGGCAGGCGAACTGCGCGCCCATCGCCGCCGGCAGGCCGAAGCCCATGGTGCCCAGTGCGCCGCTGGTCAGGTGGTTGCGCGGGTGGTTGAAGCGGCAGTGCTGGGCCACCCACATCTGGTGCTGGCCCACGTCGCAGGCAATGATCGCGTCGCTCGGGGCCAGCTCGCTCAGCCGCTTCAGCAGCGCCGGGGCGTAGATGTGCTTGCCCGGTGCGTCGTAGCGGGCGGCGAAGCGTTCGCGGTGGCTGCCGCAGCGCTTGCGCCAGGCCTCCTGCGACGCCGGCGTGGTGGCCGCGGCGGTCAATGCACGCAGCGCGCTGCCCACGTTGCCCGGCACGGCGATGTCGGCACTGCGCAGCTTGGAGATCTCATACGCATCGGCGTCGATGTGGATGACCCGCGCGAACGGGGCGAACTCGTTCAACTTGCCGGTGGCGCGGTCGTCGAAGCGCGCGCCGACCACGATCAGCAGGTCGCTTTCCTGCACGGCCATGTTGGCGGCGCGGGTGCCGTGCATGCCCAGCATGCCCAGGTAGTGCGGATGCTGCGGCGGCAGCGCGCCCAGCCCGCGCAGGGTCAGCACGGTGGGGATCGCGCTGGCGTCGACGAAGGCACGGAAGTCCTCCACCGCATCACCCAGCGCAACACCGCCCCCGGCGTAGATCACCGGCTTTTCGGCGGCGGCGATCGCGGCAATGGCCTGCGCCACTGCGTCGTCCTGCGGTGCCGGCGGCGGGCTGACCGTGGCCGGGGTGTGCGCCGGCAGGTGCGAGGCATCGGCGATCTGCACGTCCTTGGGCAGGTCGATCAGCACCGGCCCGGGGCGACCCTCGCGGGCGATGCGGAAGGCTTCGCGGACCACGCGCGGCAGGTCGTCCACCGAGCGCACCAGCCAGCTGTGCTTGACGATCGGCATGGTCAGCCCGAACACGTCCAGTTCCTGGAACGCGTCGGTGCCCAGCAGCGGGGTGGCGACCTGGCCGGTGATGCAGACCATCGGCACCGAATCCAGCATCGCATCGGCGATGCCGGTGACCAGGTTCGACGCGCCGGGGCCGGACGTTGCGACACACACGCCGACCTGGCCGCTGGCGCGGGCATAGCCGTTGGCGGCCAGTGCCGCACCCTGTTCGTGGCGGACCAGGATGTGCTTCAACCCTGAATCCACCAGGGCGTCGTAGAACGGCATGATGGTGCCGCCGGGGTAGCCGAACAGCGTGTGCACGCCCTCGGCTTCCAGGGCCTGCGTCAACCAGCGTGCGCCGTTGCGGGGCGCGGTGCTGTGTGCGGAGGTATTCATGCGGTGACCTTTACGAAAGCGGGTGGGGGAGCCGCGCGGTTACGCGGCTTGACTTTGCAACCAGACCATCTTGGCGCGCAGTTCCTTGCCTACCTTCTCGATCGGGTGCTCCAGGTCGGCCTGCTTGAACTTGTTGTAGTTGGGCAGGCCCGCTTCGTACTCGGCCACCCAGTTCTTGGTGAAGGTGCCGTTCTGGATGTCGGTCAGCACGTCCTTCATGCGCGCCTTGGTGCCGGCGTCGATGACGCGCGGGCCGCTGACGTAGTCGCCGTACTGCGCGGTCTCGGAGATGAATTCCAGCATGCGGGTGATGCCGCCTTCGTAGAACAGGTCCACGATCAACTTCAGTTCGTGCAGGACTTCGTAGTAGGCGATTTCCGGCTGGTAGCCGGCTTCCACCAGCGTTTCAAAGCCGGCCTGCACCAGCGCCGAGGCACCGCCGCACAGCACTGCCTGCTCGCCGAACAGATCGGTTTCGGTCTCTTCCTTGAACGTGGTCTGGATCAGGTTGGCACGTGCGCCGCCCAGCCCGGCCGCATAGGCCAGCGCGTACTCGGCGGCCTTGCCGCTCCGGTCCTGGTAGACCGCCCAGATGCACGGCACGCCCCGGCCGATCTCGTACTCACGGCGCACCAGCGCGCCCGGGCCCTTGGGCGCGACCAGCACCACGTCCAGGTCGTCACGCGGCTTGATCATGTCGAAATGCACGTTCAGGCCATGCGCGAACAGCAGCACCGCGCCCTGTTTCATGTTCGGGGCGAGGACGTCCTCGTACAGTTTCTTCTGGACCATGTCCGGGGTCAGCACGGCGACCAGATCCGCATCCTTGACCGCCTCGGCCGGGGCCTTGACGGTGAAGCCATCGGCCTGCGCCTTGACCTCGGTGGGGCCACCCGGGCGCAGCCCGATGACAACGTCGAAGCCGGATTCACGCAGGTTCAGTGCGTGGGCGCGGCCCTGGCTGCCGTAGCCGACAACAGCGATCTTGATCTGGGGCAGGTCGTTGGTGCTCATGGGGGAGGTCCTTTGGCGGAAATAAAAAGATGGCCGACGGTCAGCGACGCGTCGGCCAGTCAGGGGAAGGGGTGGCACGCGCAGCGCCACAACCGCACGCATCCGCCGTGGGGGCGGTGGGCATGAAGGCGGTGGTGGCGGACGGGCGGGTCATGGCGGGAAGGGCAACTCGGGAAGGGGGAGGAAAATGAGGAGGCTCTGAAACGAAAAAACCCGCACCTGGGTGGGTGCGGGTTTTGATGGATACCTGGCAGTCTTGCTTACACGCCGGTCCGTCCCGCACCTGTTGGTTGGGTAATAAGTACGAGGACAAGAAGCGAACGGATCGACGCCCCGCCGGTGTCGGCGTGCTCGATGGATTCGCGGATGGCTGTGCGCTGCAACATGAGATCGAGAAAACCACAGCGGTTTTAAGGCTGTCAACCCTGGCAGGCATATTTCCAACAGTTTCGCCTGCATCCAGCGCAAAGCCCCGCCACGCAAGGATGGTTGCGGTTGAAATCGTTGCGGTGAACCCGAATTCACTATTTTGCAGGCACGTTCTGCGCGGATTTCGGTGCCGATGCGGCCCACGGCATGACCATTGTGGGATGCCATCGCGGCCGCTCTGCCGCCACTATCGGTGTGGCTACCACCCATCAGGAATCCCCCGTGTCCCGACGACTTGCCCGCGGCCTGCTTGCCGCCGCCGTGCTGTGTGCCCTTCCCATCGCCGCCAGTGCCGCCGACCGCGTCACCGGCCATCCCTTCGCCACCCGCTCGGAGGTGATCGCCCCGCACGCGATGGCCGCCACCTCGCAGCCGCTGGCGACCCAGATCGCGCTGGACGTGATGAAGGGCGGCGGCTCGGCCGTGGACGCGGCGATCGCCGCCAACGCCGCGCTGGGCCTGATGGAGCCGACCGGCAACGGCGT
This is a stretch of genomic DNA from Stenotrophomonas rhizophila. It encodes these proteins:
- the ilvG gene encoding acetolactate synthase 2 catalytic subunit, giving the protein MNTSAHSTAPRNGARWLTQALEAEGVHTLFGYPGGTIMPFYDALVDSGLKHILVRHEQGAALAANGYARASGQVGVCVATSGPGASNLVTGIADAMLDSVPMVCITGQVATPLLGTDAFQELDVFGLTMPIVKHSWLVRSVDDLPRVVREAFRIAREGRPGPVLIDLPKDVQIADASHLPAHTPATVSPPPAPQDDAVAQAIAAIAAAEKPVIYAGGGVALGDAVEDFRAFVDASAIPTVLTLRGLGALPPQHPHYLGMLGMHGTRAANMAVQESDLLIVVGARFDDRATGKLNEFAPFARVIHIDADAYEISKLRSADIAVPGNVGSALRALTAAATTPASQEAWRKRCGSHRERFAARYDAPGKHIYAPALLKRLSELAPSDAIIACDVGQHQMWVAQHCRFNHPRNHLTSGALGTMGFGLPAAMGAQFACPDRTVVLVSGDGSFMMNVQELATIARCRLPVKIVLLDNSSLGMVRQWQELFFAERYSEIDLSDNPDFAALAQVFGIPATRIEARDDVEGGLAALLAQPGPALLHVAIDARANVWPLVPPNNANSTMLESNPAHQSQEFPNAIPA
- the ilvC gene encoding ketol-acid reductoisomerase; the protein is MSTNDLPQIKIAVVGYGSQGRAHALNLRESGFDVVIGLRPGGPTEVKAQADGFTVKAPAEAVKDADLVAVLTPDMVQKKLYEDVLAPNMKQGAVLLFAHGLNVHFDMIKPRDDLDVVLVAPKGPGALVRREYEIGRGVPCIWAVYQDRSGKAAEYALAYAAGLGGARANLIQTTFKEETETDLFGEQAVLCGGASALVQAGFETLVEAGYQPEIAYYEVLHELKLIVDLFYEGGITRMLEFISETAQYGDYVSGPRVIDAGTKARMKDVLTDIQNGTFTKNWVAEYEAGLPNYNKFKQADLEHPIEKVGKELRAKMVWLQSQAA